The following are encoded together in the Pungitius pungitius chromosome 7, fPunPun2.1, whole genome shotgun sequence genome:
- the trabd2b gene encoding metalloprotease TIKI2: MVRLPGSSLVLLCALLHTVAPWGAHRPDRPKQCDAPRSQRDMNSFLWRVNRAPPHPPSYLFGTIHVPYTRVWDFVADRSKQAFRSSRNVFFELDLTDPLTISRLTSCQLLPHGENLQTLLPRDLYRRLKRHLDYVKHRMPHWMTADQRGRGLYADYLFNAIAGNWERKRPVWVMLMVNSLTEWDVRSRGTPVLDLFLAQEAERLGKVTGAVERVEEQCHPLNGLNFSQVGGAKGSAPGLRGLSFFTLDVCVCVCVVVFVVEQQGELRTA; encoded by the exons ATGGTGCGTCTGCCGGGATCCAGCTTGGTGCTCCTGTGCGCTCTGCTGCACACGGTGGCACCCTGGGGCGCACACCGACCGGACAGACCGAAGCAGTGCGACGCACCGCGGTCG CAACGCGACATGAACTCCTTCCTGTGGCGGGTAAACCGCGCTCCTCCTCACCCGCCTTCCTACCTGTTCGGCACCATCCACGTGCCCTACACGCGCGTCTGGGACTTCGTCGCCGACCGGTCCAAGCAGGCGTTCCGCAGCAGCCGCAACGTGTTCTTCGAGCTGGACCTGACCGACCCTCTGACCATCTCCAGGCTGACCAGCTGCCAGCTGCTGCCCCACGGGGAGAACCTGCAGACGCTGCTGCCCCGAGACCTGTACCGCCGCCTCAAACGCCACCTGGACTACGTCAAGCACCGGATGCCCCACTGGATGACCGCCGACCAGCGCGGGCGCGGCCTGTACGCCGACTACCTGTTCAACGCCATCGCGGGCAactgggagaggaagaggcccGTTTGGGTGATGCTGATGGTGAACTCGCTGACGGAGTGGGACGTGCGGTCCAGGGGGACGCCCGTGCTGGACCTGTTCCTGGCGCAGGAGGCCGAGCGGCTGGGCAAGGTGACGGGGGCGGTGGAGCGGGTGGAGGAGCAGTGTCACCCCCTCAACGGGCTGAACTTCTCTCAGGTAGGAGGAGCGAAAGGAAGCGCGCCGGGCCTTCGTGGGCTCTCCTTTTTTAcgctagatgtgtgtgtgtgtgtgtgtgtggttgtgtttgtaGTAGAGCAGCAGGGTGAGCTCCGCACAGCGTGA
- the lpxn gene encoding leupaxin has product MDELDLLLEELALNSVHSGSEISSKDAAAEVTGAVHGGFTKKEKVCSVYSDLPAPVAASCSLDSPTKELDAILLSFLEEVEPESSTTPPPLRQKQSVKGKTKGGPEENKESSGTAAPDAANARTTGDKTETIDELLGGLSSDLEKIGVRTAAKGHCASCNKCIVGKMITALGQVWHPEHFVCEACKAELSTSGFFERDGRPYCDKDYHQLFSPRCAYCKGPIVTNILTALDQTWHPEHFFCTHCGGLFGPDGFLEKDGKPYCCKDFYHLFSPKCSGCGESVRENYLTAANGTWHPECFVCADCLKPFADGCFMDLDGRPLCSQHFHSRQGTLCGGCGEPIAGRCISALGRKFHPEHFVCAFCLRQVSQGIFKEQEGKPYCTACFDKLFV; this is encoded by the exons GTGACAGGTGCAGTTCATGGTGGATTTaccaaaaaagagaaagtgtgcTCGGTGTACAG TGACCTGCCGGCTCCTGTAGCAGCTTCTTGTTCTCTTGACTCTCCCACTAAGGAGCTGGACGCTATCTTGCTGAGTTTCCTGGAAGAAGTG GAGCCAGAGTCTTCAACAACCCCTCCGCCTCTGAGGCAAAAACAGTCtgtgaaaggaaaaacaaaaggcgGGCCAGAGGAGAACAAGGAGAGCAGCGGCACAGCAGCTCCAGATGCAGCAAACGCCCGGACCACGGGCGACAAAACGGAAACAATAGACGAGCTGCTGGGAGGGCTGAGCTCTGATTTGGAGAAGATCGGCGTCCGCACCGCGGCCAAGGGCCATTGTGCTTCCTGCAACAAGTGCATCGTGGGAAAG ATGATCACGGCGCTGGGTCAGGTGTGGCACCCTGAGCACTTTGTGTGCGAGGCGTGCAAGGCCGAGCTGAGCACCTCGGGCTTCTTTGAGAGGGACGGTCGGCCGTACTGCGACAAAGACTACCACCAGCTCTTCTCTCCCCGCTGTGCCTACTGCAAGGGGCCCATCGTCACG AACATCCTGACAGCTCTGGACCAGACCTGGCACCCCGAGCACTTCTTCTGCACACACTGCGGAGGCCTGTTTGGACCCGACG GTTTCCTGGAGAAGGATGGGAAGCCCTACTGTTGCAAGGACTTCTACCACCTCTTTTCCCCCAAGTGCTCCGGCTGCGGGGAGTCGGTGAGGGAGAACTACCTGACTGCAGCCAACGGCACCTGGCACCCAGAGTGCTTCGTCTGCGCG GACTGTCTGAAGCCCTTCGCCGATGGCTGTTTCATGGACTTGGACGGCCGACCCCTCTGCTCCCAGCACTTCCACTCGCGGCAGGGCACCCTGTGCGGCGGCTGCGGCGAGCCCATCGCGGGCCGCTGCATCTCTGCGCTCGGCCGCAAGTTTCACCCCGAGCACTTTGTGTGCGCCTTCTGTCTGCGGCAGGTCAGCCAGGGCATCTTCAAGGAACAGGAAGGGAAACCGTACTGCACGGCGTGCTTCGACAAACTCTTTGTGTGA